CACCAACGACGCACCGGCCCTGGCCCAGGCCGACGTGGGCGTGGCCATGAACTCCGGCACCCAGGCCGCCAAGGAGGCCGGGAACATGGTGGACCTGGACTCCAACCCCACCAAGCTCCTGGAAGTCGTGGCCATCGGCAAGCAGCTGCTCATGACGCGCGGGTCGCTGACCACATTCAGCATCTCCAACGACATCGCCAAGTACTTCGCCATCATCCCGGCGGTGTTCGCGGGCATCTATCCGCAGCTGGGGGTGCTGGACGTCATGGGCCTGGCCACGCCCAAGTCGGCGGTGCTGTCCGCCGTGGTGTTCAACGCCCTGGTCATCGTGTTCCTGATCCCGCTGGCCTTGAAGGGCGTGAAGTACATTCCCGTGCCGGCGGCCCAGGCCCTCAAGCGCAACCTCTTCGTCTACGGCGTGGGCGGGCTCCTGGTCCCCTTCGCCGGGATAAAGCTCATCGACATGATCATCGCCGCCCTGGGATGGGCTTAAGGAGCCAGCCATGTTCAAGACGTTCGCCCAACAGCTCAAGCCGTCGCTCCTGATGCTCTTCTGGATGACCCTGTTGACCGGGCTGGCCTATCCCCTGGCCATGACCGGCCTGGGCAAGGCCCTGTTCCCGGCCCAGGCCGAAGGAAGCCTCATCGTGCGCGGCGGGACGGTGGTGGGGTCGGCCCTGATCGGCCAGCCCTTCCAGTCGGACCGCTACTTCTGGGGCAGGCCCTCGGCCACGTCGCCGTCTCCGGACAACGCGGCGCAGTCGTCGGGCTCCAACCTGGGGCCGTCCAACCAGGCCCTGGCCGACGGCGTGGCCGAACGCGCCGCCAAGCTCAAGGACGCACACGGGGACTCCCCCGTTCCCATGGAACTGGCCACGGCCTCGGCCAGCGGCCTGGACCCCCACATAAGCCCCGAGGCGGCGCTCTATCAGGCCGCGCGGGTGGCCAAGGCGCGGGGCCTGTCCGTACAGGCCGTGAGCGCCCTGGTGGAGAAGCATGTCGAGGGACGCCTGCTGGGATTCTGGGGCGAGCCCAGGGTGAACGTGCTGGACCTCAATCTTGCCCTGGATGCCGCGCCCGGCAAGGAGTAAGGCGTAAGGCATGAGAAACGAGGACGACCGTCCGGACCCGGACGCCCTGCTGGCCATGGTCCAGCGGGAGGAAGCCAGCAAACGCCGGGGGCGGCTGAGGATATTCCTCGGCATGGCCCCCGGCGTGGGCAAGACCTACGCCATGCTGGAGGCCGCGCGCCTCAAGATGGCCGAAGGGCTCGCCGTGCTGGCGGGCATCGTGGAGACCCACGGCCGGGAGGACACCGAGGCCCTGATGTACGAGATGCCGGTGCTTGCGCGCCGACGCGTCGACTACAAGGGGCACGTGCTTGAGGACTTCGACCTGGACGAGGCCCTGGCCCGGCGGCCGGGCCTCATCCTGGTGGACGAGCTGGCCCACGCCAACGTCCCGGGCTCGCGCCACCCCAAGCGCTGGCAGGACGTGGACGAACTCCTGGAAAACGGCCTGGACGTCTGGACCACTTTGAACGTCCAGCACCTGGAGAGCTTAAACGACATCGTGGCCCAGATCACCGGCGTACGCGTGCGCGAGACCGTGCCCGACGCGGTGCTGGAGCGGGCCGAGGCGGTCATCCTGGTGGACCTGCCGCCCGAGGACCTGCGCCAGCGCCTGAGCGAGGGCAAGGTCTACCTGCCCAGGCAGGCCGAGTGGGCCGGTGAGAACTTCTTCCGGACCGGCAACTTGAGCGCGCTTCGCGAACTGGCGCTTCGCTCCACCGCCAACCGGGTGAACACCGAGGTGCTGGTCTACCGCCAGGGCCACGCCATCCAGACCACCTGGCCCACGTCGGAGCGCATCCTGGTGTGCGTGGGGCCGTCGCCCACCTCGGCCACGCTGGTGCGCTCGGCAAAGCGCCTGGCAGACGGCCTGCGCGCCTCCTGGCACGCCTTGTACGTGCAGCATCAGCCCGGCGGAGAGGCCCAGGCCAGGGCCCTGGACAACCTGCGACTGGCCCAGGAGCTGGGAGCCGAGACCCACGTGCTGGCGGGCGGAGACGTGGCCCGGCTCATCGTGGGATTCGCGCGCCAGCGCAACATCACCAGGATCGTCATCGGCAAGCCGGTCGGGCGGCGCTTGAGCGATTTCTTCACGGGCAGCCCCGTGGACCAGCTGGTGCGCTTGAGCGAAGAGATCGACGTCCATGTGATCAAGGGGCAGGACACGGGGGAGGGCCGTGGCCGCAAAACCCAGGCCTCCCGGACGGCCAGGTGGAAGGATTACGCCGCCGCCCTGGGGGTCGTCGCCGCGTGCACGGGCGCGTGCTTCGCCATGTACCCGTACGTGGAGCTGGCCAACCTGATCATGGTGTACCTCGTGGGGGTCATGCTCGTGGCGGCATGGAAGTCGCGGGGGCCGTCCGTCATGGCCTCGGCCGTGAGCGTGCTGGCCTTCGACTTCTGCTTCGTGCCGCCCCGGTACAGTTTCGCGGTCACGGACATCTCCTATCTGGTCACCTTCGTGGTGATGTTCGCGGTGGCCCTGGTGATCAGCACCATGGCGTCGCGCATCAAGGCCCAGGCGGACAGCGCCGGGCAACTGGAGCGGCAGGCGTCCGAGCTGAGCGACCTGTCGCGCCGCCTGGCCGGAACCCGCGGCACGGCCAGCCTGCTGCAGGTGGCCCATGAGCACATCGAGGAGGTGTTCGGCTGCAAGGCCTTCGCCCTGCTGCGCGGGCCGTCGGGGCAGCTGGAGATGAGCTTCGTCCCCGGCGCGGGCGAGTTCCTGGCGGACAGGGATCTCGGCGTGGCCCAGTGGGTCGTGGACAACGCGAAACCGGCCGGGCTCACCACGCAGACGCTTTCGGAATCGGAAGTCCTGTTCCTGCCGCTGCAGGGCGCCGAGGAGGTCCTCGGGGTCATCGGGCTCAAGCCCGGCGACGAGGGCGGGCGCGACAACCTCCTGCTGCCCGACCAGCGGCGGCTGCTGGACGCCTTCGTCCATCAGGCGGCCCTGGCCCTTGAGGTGGACAAGCTGGAGGAGAAGGCCAAGACGTCGCTGGTGGAGGCCGAGCGCGAGAAGCTCCGGGCGGCGCTTCTCTCCACCGTGACGCACGATTTCAAGACCCCCCTGGCGGCCATTTCCGGGTCGGCCGAAAGCCTCATGGCCCTGGGGGAGGCCGCCGGGCCGGAGGTCCGGCGGGCGCTGGAGGAGAACATCGCGGGCGAGGCGTCCAGGCTGGAGCGGCTGGTGGACAACCTGCTGCGCATCGCGGCCCTGGAATCGGGGGCGGTGGTCCCCAACCTGGAGGCGGTGCCGCTGGAGGAGATCGTGGGAAGCTCCCTGGCCCGGCTCGAAAGCGTCCTGGCCGGGCATTCCGTCAGGCTGGACATCCCGCCTGACCTGCCGCCCGTCCCCATGGACGAACTGCTCATGGAGCAGGTGTTCCTGAACCTCCTGGACAATGCGGCCAAGCACACCCCGCCCGGGACGGAGATAGGCGTCATGGCCCGGCTGAGGGACGGCGAAGTGGAGATCGAGATCAGCGACAACGGGCCGGGGCTCGGGCCCGGCGATCCGGAGAGGCTGTTCGAGCGCTTCCAGCGGGGCGACAGGGGGGGCGTCCAGGGATACGGCCTGGGCCTGGCCATCTGCCGGGCCGTGGCCAGGGCGCACGGCGGCACCATCACCGCCCGCAACAACGCCCGGCTGGGCGCGACCTTCACCATAACCCTGCCCATCCATGAGCGCTGATTCCGTCACCATCCTGGCCGTGGACGACGAAGCGGCCATCCTGCGCTTCCTCAAACCCTTCCTGGAGGCCGAGGGATACTCCTTCGTTCCGGCGGGCTCGGGCCGGGAGGCGATCTCCCTGGCCTCCTCCCTCGACCCCGACGTGATCCTCCTGGACCTGGGGCTGCCCGACCTGGACGGCCAGGAGGTCATCAAGAGCCTGCCGCCGTGGAGCCGGGCGCGGGTGATCGTGCTTTCCGCCAGGGGCCGGGAGCAGGACAAGGTGGCCGCCTTGGACGCCGGGGCCAGCGACTACCTCACCAAGCCCTTCAGCCTGGGGGAACTGGCGGCCCGGATCCGCGCCCTGCTCAGGCGTGTGGAGCGCCAGGAGGGCGCGCAGGCGGCCACGCTCCGGTTCGGGGAGCTTTTCATCGATCTGGAGGGACACGAGGTCACCCTGGAGGGGCGGGAGGTGCACCTGACCCCCATCGAATTCAAGCTGCTGGCCGAGCTTGCGCGCCACGCGGGCAAGGTCGTCACCCACGCCCAGCTCCTGCGCGAAGTCTGGGGCAGGCACAGCCAGGACCAGGAGCACTACGTGCGCATCCACGTGCACAAGCTCCGCCAGAAGATCGAGAAGGACCCGGCCCGCCCGCGCCACCTGCAGACGGAGACCGGCGTGGGGTACCGCTTCAAGGAATGAGGAGCCCGCCGTAGTCCATGCGTCCCGGCCCCTCCGGTGAGCGGCGCCCCCTTCGGACCGGAGCCGCTTCGGGCAGGCATCGTTTCCGGGGGCGGGAGAACTCGTTTACAGCGGGAACGTCACCTCGAAGCAGGCTTTTTGTTCCTCGGGCCTTGAGACCTCCCCCTTGAGCTGGCGGGCCAGTTCCCCGATGAGCTGCATTCCCAGGGTCTGGGACGCCTCGGCGTCGAAACCCACGGGCAGGCCCGGCCCGTCGTCGCTGACCGTCAGGCGGGCGGTTCCGTCGTCCCGGTGCAGGGCAACGCGCAATACCCCTGACTTCCTTTCCGCGAAGGCGTGCTTGAAGGCGTTGGTGGCCAGTTCGTTGACCAGGAGGCCGCAGGGCACCGCCTTGTCGATGCCAAGGTGGACTTCTTCCAGGTCCGTCTCCACGCTCACGTGCCGGCCGGCGGAGAAGGCCGTGGCGATGCGCGAGAGGAGTTTGGAGATGTAGGCGGCCATGTCGATGGCAGCCAGGTCGCCCGACTGGTAGAGTTGTTCGTGGATGAGGGCCATGGAGCGCACCCGCCCCTCCAGGAGCTTGAAGCGCTCGAGTTCGCCCTGGCAGTCGATGTTCGTCTCCTGCAGGTACATGAGGCTCACGATGATCTGCAGGTTGTTCTTCACCCGGTGGTGCACTTCTTTTATCAGCAGTTCCTTTTCGCGGAGCGAGCGCATCACGTCGGCCTCGGCCTTTTTCCGCTCGGTGATGTCCCGGGCGTACACAAGCGCCCCGTTGACGTTGTCCACGTTGACCGGCACGGCGGCCACCTCCACGTCCACGAAAGAGCCGTCCAGCCGGACGAATGCCTGTTCCCGGCTTGGCTGTGTCTGTTGGAGTTCGTTGAGCTTGCGGATGCGTTCGGCCACGGCGTCCCGGTGGTCGGGGTGCACGCGCTCGAGCACGGGTTGCCCCAGCAGGTCGGCAGGCGAGGACGCCCCGAACAGGGTCACGCAAGAGGGGTTCACGTATGCGAAACGCCCTCCGCTCTGCATGAAAATGGCGTCATAGGCCGATTCTACCAGCAGGCGGAAGCGCTCCTCGCTGAGGCGCAGCCGGGCTTCGACCCGTTTCCTCCTGATTCCGGACATGCCCGCCAGCACGGAGACCAGGGCCATGAGCCCCGTCCAGCAGAGGATGAGCACGGAGTTGAACCGGTCCTGCAGGTCCGCCATTTCCTTGAATTTGCCATGGATGTCGCCGGAGACCCCGCCGTGGAGTTTTTCCGCGTCGGCCATGTCCTTGCGCAGGTCAAGGACGTTGCCCGGGCTGGGTGCATCCGCGGGTGCGGCGCAGGCCAGGAGGCGCATCGCGTCGATCTTGTCCCGGTAGGCGTTCAGGTGCTCGGCCACGCGCGGGTAGCCGTTGCGGAAGACCTTTTCCTCGCGCATGGGCTCAAGGGCGGTCAGGGCGTCCCGGACGCGCCATCCGGCTTGCTCGAAGTAGGAGCAGCGGCCGTTGCCGCCCAGGGATTCCTCGCCGCCGTACAGCCGTTCGGTGAGCAGGTATCCCCGCATAAGCTCGGTCCTGGCCAGACGCATGTTTTCGAGCACCTCCAGGTAGGCCAGGGTGTCCGCCCGCCAGTTGGCGTTGGTCCACCACAAGAGCAGGCTGGAGGCCAGGGTGGTGGCGATGGCCACGTAGAAGGACGTGCTCAACTTGGCGAAGGCGTGGCGATTGAGGGGCATCGCGATCTCTTGTGAGGTGTGCCTGTCAGTCCCGGAGGGAGGGCACGTTGGCCGGGCCGTATCCCAAGGGGGCGAGCAGTTCGAGGTGTTCCGGAGAGCCTATGAAGTCCTTGAGCGCCCGGTCGAAGGCTTCAGCCAGGGCCGTGTCGGTCTTGCGGAAGCCCAGGGCGCACGTGCCCACGGTCTTTTCCCCGCCTATGACCGGGTCCGCGAAGGGAAAGGCAGCTTCCAGCGTCCCGCCGGACTTCACGGCCAGATAGCCCACCGAAGGGGAGGACAAGGCCAGGGCGGCCACCCGCTGGTACCGCAAGGCCGACAGGGCTGTCTCCACGTCCTGGCAGGCGAAGATCCGGGATTCGGCCATGCCGAGTGCGCGCAGGTAGCCCTGCTCCACCGCTCCGTCCAGCACGGCCACTTGGACCCCCTGCCGGGCCACGGCGTCCTCGTATGAGTGCAGGCCGTAGGGGTTGCCTTCGTGCACCAGAAGGCCCTGGCCGACCATGGCCGTGGGGATTGAGAAACGGATTCGGGCCGCGCGGTCCGGCGTGACGAACATGCCCGCCGCGATGACGTCGATGTGTCCGGCCACGAGTTCGTCGATCAGGGAGTTGAAGCTCATGAGCACCCACCTGATGTTGACGAGGCCGAGTTTCTCCGCCGCGTGCTTGAGGACCACCGGGGCTTCTCCGGTGACCTCTCCGTTGTCACTGAAGGAGTAGGGCGGTTCGTTGGCGAAGCCCACGCGCAGTTCCTTCCTGTAGCGCCCGAGATAGTCAGCCCTCCCGCCGGGCGGGAGGACGAACCAGGCTCCTGCCGCGAGGGCCAGCATGACGGCCATGGTTGTCAGGACGGTTTTGCGGCTCAAGCGCACCTCAAGGCGTGGTTCTCAAGTATGGCGAACCTGATACGCCATGGGCGCCGCTTCGGCAATATGACGCGCGGAAATTCCCCGTTTCCGGGCGTGGATGTTTAGGCGGAAACGGCCCCCGGGCCCGCCTTGCGCAACTCCCGCCCCTTCCACAGGGCGAAGATGGCCGGGTAGAGGAGCAGCTCCAGGATGGTGGAGGTCACCACGCCGCCGATCATGGGGGCGGCGATGCGCTTCATCACGTCCGAGCCCGCACCGGTCGCGAACATAACCGGCAGAAGGCCCGCCAGGATTACGGCCACGGTCATGATCTTGGGCCGGATGCGCTTGACCGCGCCGTGCTCCACCGCCTCGTTCAGGTCGGCCAGGGTCTTGAGCCGCCCCTTGTCCTGCCAATCCTTGTGGGCCAGCTGCAGGTACAAAAGCATCACCACGCCGGTTTCCGCATCCAGCCCGGCCAGGGCGATGATGCCCACCCACACCGCGATGCTCAGGTTGTAGCCGAGCAGGTACAGGAGCCAGAAGGACCCCACCAGGGAGAAGGGCACGGCCAGTAGCACGATGCAGGTGGAGGCGAAGGACTTGGTGTTGAAGTACAGGAGCATGAAGATGATGAAGATGGTCAGCGGGATGACCAGTTGCAAGCGCTCCTGGGTGCTGACCAGGTTCTCGTATTCGCCGCTCCAGACCAGGCGGTATCCGGCGGGCAGCTGCACGTTTTCCGCCACGGCCTTCTTGAGGCTGTTCACGTAGCTGCCCACGTCGGTGTCCGAGAAGTCGATGTACACGTAGGCCGTGGGCATGCCCCCCTCGCTCTTGATCATGGAGGGTCCGTTGGTCACCTTGATGTTGGCCAGCTCCCCGAGGGGAATCTGCAGGAGTCTGCGCGGGCCGGACAGCCCCATCTGGGGCTTGGGTTGCTCGCCCTCGCCCCCGACCGGGACCAGCATGGCCTTGATGGTGTCCATGTCCTGGCGCAGTTCGCGGGGGTAGCGCACGTTCACGGGATAGCGCTCCCGCCCCTGGATGACGGTAGTCAGGTTGCGCCCGCCGATGGCGGATTCGATGACGTCCTCCACGTCTGCCACCGAGAGCCCGTAGCGCGCCGCCGCCTGCCGGTTCACGGAGATGTCCAGGTAATAGCCGGTGTTCACCTTGTCCGCGAACGCTGAGCGGGTGTGCGGGACCTTGTTGATCACTTCCTCAAGCCGGGTGCCGATCTTTTCGATCTCGGCCAGGTCCGGCCCCAGGATCTTTATGCCCACGGGGGTGCGGATGCCGGTGGAGAGCATGTCCACCCGAGCCTTGATGGGCATGGTGAAGGCGTTCTCCGTGCCCGGGATGTTGAGCCGCTTGTCGAGGTCGTCCTTGAGCTTCTCAACCGTCATGCCCGGGCGCCACTGGGACTCGGGCTTGAGGTTGATGACCGTCTCGAACATCTCCATGGGCGCCGGGTCCGTGGCCGTCCCGGCCCGTCCGGCCTTGCCGAAGACCTGGGCCACCTCGGGCACGGAGGCGATGATGGAATCCTGGAGCTTGAGGAGCTTTGCCGCCTCGGAGATGGCGATGCCTGGCATGGTCGAGGGCATGTAGAAGAGCGTCCCCTCGTAGAGGGGGGGCATGAACTCCGTGCCCAGGTGCATCACCGGCCAGACCGTGGCGGCCATGACGATCACCGCCAGGAAGATCAGCGTCTTCTTGAAGCGCAGGGCCAGCAGCACGAAGGGATGGTAGAGCACGCGCAGCACGTGGCTCAGGGGGTTCTTGTCCTCCGAGCGCACCTTGCCCCTGATGAAGAGCGTCATCAGCATGGGGGTCAGGGTGATGGCCAAAAAGGAGGAGAACAGCATGGCGAAGGTCTTGGTGTAGGCCAGCGGCTTGAAGAGCCGCCCGGCCTGCCCCTGGAGCGTGAACACCGGCAGAAAGCCCACGGTGATCACCAGCAGGGAGAAGAACAGCGACGGCCCTACCTCCTGGGCGGCTTCCAGCACTACCTGGGACCTGGACCCGGGCCTGCCCGCGTGTTCCCAGTCCTCCAGCTTCTTGTGGGCGTTCTCCACCATGATGATGGCCGCGTCCACCATGGCGCCGATGGCGATGGCGATGCCGGACAGGCTCATGATGTTGGAGGTCACGCCCAGGGCGTTCATGCAGATGAAGGATATGATGATGGCCAGCGGCAGGGTGAGGATGATCACCAGCGCGCTCGGCAGGTGGAAGAGGAAGACGATGCACACCGCGCTCACCGCGATGGTGAGCTTGATGATCTCTTCGGTGAGGGTGGAGATGGCCCGATGGATCAGGTCGGAGCGGTCATAGGTGACCTCGAGCGTGACGCCCGGGGGCAGGGAAGGCTCGATCTCGGCGATCTTGGCCTTGACCCGGTCGATGACCGAAAGCACGTTCTCCCCGAAACGCACCACCACGATGCCGCCCGTCACCTCGCCCTGGCCGTTCAGGTCAGCCAGTCCCCGGCGCATTTCCGGCCCCAGGCTCACCCTGGCCACGTCCTTGAGGTAGATGGGCGTTCCCCGGTTGTCCGTGCCCACGGCGATGTTTTCCAGGTCGGCGAGCCCGTGCACGTAGCCTCGCCCGCGGACCATGTATTCCGCGCCCGACATTTCGATGACCCGGCCTTCCACGTCGTTGTTGCTCTGGCGCACCGCCTCCAGCACCTTTTGCAGGGGGAGGCCATAGGTGAACAGCCGCCTGGGGTCCACAGTGATCTGGAACTGCTTCACGAAGCCGCCGAGCGAGGCCACCTCGGACACTCCGGGCACGCTCTCCAGGGCCAGCTTCACGTTCCAGTCCTGCAGGGAGCGCAACTGGGCCAGGTCGAGCTTCCCGGACTTGTCCACCAGGGCGTAGGAGAAACCCCAGCCCAGGCTGGTGGCGTCCGGGCCGAGCACGGGGTTCACGTCGGCGGGGATCTTGCTGCGCACGGACTGCAGGTATTCCAGCACGCGCGAGCGCGCCCAGTAGATGTCTGTGCCTTCCTTGAAGATGACGTAGATGAAGGACGACCCCAGGAAGGAGAAGCCGCGCACGGACTGGACGCCCGGAGCGGCCAGGAGCGAGGTGACGATGGGGTAGGTGACCTGGTCCTCCACCAGGTCGGGGCTGCGGCCCTGCCACTCCGTGTAGATGATGACCTGGGGGTCCGAGAGGTCCGGGATGGCGTCCAGGGGGGCGTTCTTCATGGCCCACGTTCCCCAGGCGCCCAGCACCAGGCACATGAGGGCGATGACGAGCTTGTTGCGGCCGGAGAAACCGATGATGTCCTGGATGATCATGGTGGTGCGCCGCTTACTTCTTGTTGTCGGACTGGCCCATGTCCATGCCGGCCATCGAACCCCCGCCGCTCTTCAGGCGGGTTTCCGCATCCAGGAGGAAGGCGGCCGACGAGGCCACTTTGTCGCCCCGGGACAGGCCCCCTTCGATGGCCACGAAGCCGCCGCCTCGCACGCCGGTGGTCACGTCGCGGGGCTCGAAGTTGTTGGGGCTGGACTCGAAATAGACCACCTTCCGGACGCCGGTGTCGATGATTGCCGACTCCGGCACGGCCAGCCGGGCGCCCAGGTCCGATCCCATCAGGACCTCAGCGTACATTTCCGGCTTGAGCAATCCGTCGGGATTTTGCAGCACGAAGCGTATTCTGGCCGTCCGGGTATCCCCGGCGACCACCGGATAGATCTGGGCCACCTTGGCGGTCAGGGGCTTGCCTCCCACTCCCGTCAGGGTGATCAGGGCCGTCTGGCCTTCGCGGAAGTAGGGCAGGTTCTCCTCGTACACGTCGGCCAGGACCCACACCGTACTCAGGTCAGCCAGGTCGTAGAGCTTCTCTCCGGGCATGACCCGCATGCCCAGGGTAGCCTGGCGGGCGGTCACGTAGCCGTTCACCGGGCTGACCAGGGTGAAGGTCCTGGAAGGCTTGCCGGTCTTCTCCACCTGGGAGGCTAGGCCACCTGCGTCCAGGAGCGACAGGCGCTGCCTGGCGGCCGCCAGCAGGGCCTGGCTGTCCGATGCGACCATGGCGCTGTACTCGCC
The DNA window shown above is from Fundidesulfovibrio terrae and carries:
- a CDS encoding response regulator encodes the protein MSADSVTILAVDDEAAILRFLKPFLEAEGYSFVPAGSGREAISLASSLDPDVILLDLGLPDLDGQEVIKSLPPWSRARVIVLSARGREQDKVAALDAGASDYLTKPFSLGELAARIRALLRRVERQEGAQAATLRFGELFIDLEGHEVTLEGREVHLTPIEFKLLAELARHAGKVVTHAQLLREVWGRHSQDQEHYVRIHVHKLRQKIEKDPARPRHLQTETGVGYRFKE
- a CDS encoding sensor histidine kinase, with product MPLNRHAFAKLSTSFYVAIATTLASSLLLWWTNANWRADTLAYLEVLENMRLARTELMRGYLLTERLYGGEESLGGNGRCSYFEQAGWRVRDALTALEPMREEKVFRNGYPRVAEHLNAYRDKIDAMRLLACAAPADAPSPGNVLDLRKDMADAEKLHGGVSGDIHGKFKEMADLQDRFNSVLILCWTGLMALVSVLAGMSGIRRKRVEARLRLSEERFRLLVESAYDAIFMQSGGRFAYVNPSCVTLFGASSPADLLGQPVLERVHPDHRDAVAERIRKLNELQQTQPSREQAFVRLDGSFVDVEVAAVPVNVDNVNGALVYARDITERKKAEADVMRSLREKELLIKEVHHRVKNNLQIIVSLMYLQETNIDCQGELERFKLLEGRVRSMALIHEQLYQSGDLAAIDMAAYISKLLSRIATAFSAGRHVSVETDLEEVHLGIDKAVPCGLLVNELATNAFKHAFAERKSGVLRVALHRDDGTARLTVSDDGPGLPVGFDAEASQTLGMQLIGELARQLKGEVSRPEEQKACFEVTFPL
- a CDS encoding efflux RND transporter permease subunit — translated: MIIQDIIGFSGRNKLVIALMCLVLGAWGTWAMKNAPLDAIPDLSDPQVIIYTEWQGRSPDLVEDQVTYPIVTSLLAAPGVQSVRGFSFLGSSFIYVIFKEGTDIYWARSRVLEYLQSVRSKIPADVNPVLGPDATSLGWGFSYALVDKSGKLDLAQLRSLQDWNVKLALESVPGVSEVASLGGFVKQFQITVDPRRLFTYGLPLQKVLEAVRQSNNDVEGRVIEMSGAEYMVRGRGYVHGLADLENIAVGTDNRGTPIYLKDVARVSLGPEMRRGLADLNGQGEVTGGIVVVRFGENVLSVIDRVKAKIAEIEPSLPPGVTLEVTYDRSDLIHRAISTLTEEIIKLTIAVSAVCIVFLFHLPSALVIILTLPLAIIISFICMNALGVTSNIMSLSGIAIAIGAMVDAAIIMVENAHKKLEDWEHAGRPGSRSQVVLEAAQEVGPSLFFSLLVITVGFLPVFTLQGQAGRLFKPLAYTKTFAMLFSSFLAITLTPMLMTLFIRGKVRSEDKNPLSHVLRVLYHPFVLLALRFKKTLIFLAVIVMAATVWPVMHLGTEFMPPLYEGTLFYMPSTMPGIAISEAAKLLKLQDSIIASVPEVAQVFGKAGRAGTATDPAPMEMFETVINLKPESQWRPGMTVEKLKDDLDKRLNIPGTENAFTMPIKARVDMLSTGIRTPVGIKILGPDLAEIEKIGTRLEEVINKVPHTRSAFADKVNTGYYLDISVNRQAAARYGLSVADVEDVIESAIGGRNLTTVIQGRERYPVNVRYPRELRQDMDTIKAMLVPVGGEGEQPKPQMGLSGPRRLLQIPLGELANIKVTNGPSMIKSEGGMPTAYVYIDFSDTDVGSYVNSLKKAVAENVQLPAGYRLVWSGEYENLVSTQERLQLVIPLTIFIIFMLLYFNTKSFASTCIVLLAVPFSLVGSFWLLYLLGYNLSIAVWVGIIALAGLDAETGVVMLLYLQLAHKDWQDKGRLKTLADLNEAVEHGAVKRIRPKIMTVAVILAGLLPVMFATGAGSDVMKRIAAPMIGGVVTSTILELLLYPAIFALWKGRELRKAGPGAVSA
- the kdpC gene encoding potassium-transporting ATPase subunit KdpC; protein product: MFKTFAQQLKPSLLMLFWMTLLTGLAYPLAMTGLGKALFPAQAEGSLIVRGGTVVGSALIGQPFQSDRYFWGRPSATSPSPDNAAQSSGSNLGPSNQALADGVAERAAKLKDAHGDSPVPMELATASASGLDPHISPEAALYQAARVAKARGLSVQAVSALVEKHVEGRLLGFWGEPRVNVLDLNLALDAAPGKE
- a CDS encoding sensor histidine kinase, giving the protein MRNEDDRPDPDALLAMVQREEASKRRGRLRIFLGMAPGVGKTYAMLEAARLKMAEGLAVLAGIVETHGREDTEALMYEMPVLARRRVDYKGHVLEDFDLDEALARRPGLILVDELAHANVPGSRHPKRWQDVDELLENGLDVWTTLNVQHLESLNDIVAQITGVRVRETVPDAVLERAEAVILVDLPPEDLRQRLSEGKVYLPRQAEWAGENFFRTGNLSALRELALRSTANRVNTEVLVYRQGHAIQTTWPTSERILVCVGPSPTSATLVRSAKRLADGLRASWHALYVQHQPGGEAQARALDNLRLAQELGAETHVLAGGDVARLIVGFARQRNITRIVIGKPVGRRLSDFFTGSPVDQLVRLSEEIDVHVIKGQDTGEGRGRKTQASRTARWKDYAAALGVVAACTGACFAMYPYVELANLIMVYLVGVMLVAAWKSRGPSVMASAVSVLAFDFCFVPPRYSFAVTDISYLVTFVVMFAVALVISTMASRIKAQADSAGQLERQASELSDLSRRLAGTRGTASLLQVAHEHIEEVFGCKAFALLRGPSGQLEMSFVPGAGEFLADRDLGVAQWVVDNAKPAGLTTQTLSESEVLFLPLQGAEEVLGVIGLKPGDEGGRDNLLLPDQRRLLDAFVHQAALALEVDKLEEKAKTSLVEAEREKLRAALLSTVTHDFKTPLAAISGSAESLMALGEAAGPEVRRALEENIAGEASRLERLVDNLLRIAALESGAVVPNLEAVPLEEIVGSSLARLESVLAGHSVRLDIPPDLPPVPMDELLMEQVFLNLLDNAAKHTPPGTEIGVMARLRDGEVEIEISDNGPGLGPGDPERLFERFQRGDRGGVQGYGLGLAICRAVARAHGGTITARNNARLGATFTITLPIHER
- a CDS encoding transporter substrate-binding domain-containing protein — translated: MSRKTVLTTMAVMLALAAGAWFVLPPGGRADYLGRYRKELRVGFANEPPYSFSDNGEVTGEAPVVLKHAAEKLGLVNIRWVLMSFNSLIDELVAGHIDVIAAGMFVTPDRAARIRFSIPTAMVGQGLLVHEGNPYGLHSYEDAVARQGVQVAVLDGAVEQGYLRALGMAESRIFACQDVETALSALRYQRVAALALSSPSVGYLAVKSGGTLEAAFPFADPVIGGEKTVGTCALGFRKTDTALAEAFDRALKDFIGSPEHLELLAPLGYGPANVPSLRD